In one Geoglobus acetivorans genomic region, the following are encoded:
- the cdhD gene encoding CO dehydrogenase/acetyl-CoA synthase subunit delta: MANKFTLEEFFEKLKKYNVEELEGVRIEGDLEIEIEPGSGLDANVIQALAALAGYTQLIQEFGNFLYHTSMAFTYLQRLSNALGIQLPVGMAQPAMPAQQIQPAEILEKPRFEIPESLAPARFEPYKMEYPGVIEEVTLGATRADGGTRESVVTIGGERSLAFYNFDAQNPHTPVIAIDIFDRRPMLAKAVREHYEDVLDDPAEWARKAVKDFGADLVTLHLISTDPLLEDTPASEAVKVVEEVLQAVKVPLIIGGSGNKEKDPEVLEKAAEVAEGERVMLASATLDMDWERIGNAAKKHGHVILSWTQMDINNQKTLNRYLLKRVGIERNSLVMDPTTAALGYGLDYAFTNMERIRISGLRGDQDLNFPISSGTTNAWGARESWMIDSPIEGDTPWGPRELRGPIWEIVTGMTLALAGVDLFMMMHPGAVAVVKDWMDMLSGAVKESIKDVDAWITMEV; encoded by the coding sequence ATGGCAAATAAATTTACCCTTGAAGAATTTTTTGAAAAGCTGAAAAAGTATAATGTCGAAGAGCTTGAAGGAGTAAGAATTGAGGGTGACCTCGAAATTGAAATCGAACCGGGTAGTGGTTTGGATGCAAACGTTATCCAAGCTTTAGCCGCTTTGGCAGGATACACACAGCTGATACAGGAATTTGGAAACTTCCTCTACCACACAAGCATGGCCTTCACTTATCTGCAGAGGCTCTCAAATGCACTTGGAATTCAGCTGCCAGTCGGTATGGCGCAGCCTGCAATGCCTGCACAGCAGATTCAGCCAGCAGAGATCCTCGAAAAGCCCAGGTTTGAAATCCCAGAAAGCCTTGCTCCAGCCAGGTTTGAACCGTACAAGATGGAATATCCGGGAGTCATTGAAGAGGTAACGCTCGGTGCAACAAGAGCAGATGGTGGTACACGAGAGAGCGTGGTAACAATAGGCGGTGAGAGAAGCCTTGCATTCTACAATTTCGATGCCCAGAATCCACACACACCGGTGATTGCGATAGATATCTTTGACAGGAGACCAATGCTGGCAAAGGCCGTGAGAGAACACTACGAAGACGTGCTTGACGATCCGGCAGAGTGGGCAAGAAAGGCCGTGAAAGATTTTGGCGCAGACCTTGTAACGCTTCACCTCATAAGCACAGACCCACTCCTTGAAGATACTCCGGCCAGTGAGGCAGTAAAGGTTGTTGAAGAAGTTCTCCAGGCCGTGAAGGTCCCGCTCATCATAGGTGGGTCAGGTAACAAGGAAAAAGATCCCGAAGTGCTTGAGAAAGCCGCAGAGGTTGCTGAAGGAGAAAGAGTTATGCTTGCAAGCGCAACACTCGACATGGACTGGGAGAGAATCGGCAATGCAGCAAAGAAACACGGACACGTTATTCTCAGCTGGACCCAGATGGACATCAACAACCAGAAGACCCTCAACAGATACCTGCTGAAGAGAGTCGGAATCGAGAGGAACAGCCTGGTCATGGACCCAACAACCGCTGCTCTCGGATACGGTCTCGATTACGCGTTCACCAACATGGAAAGAATCAGGATCTCAGGACTGAGAGGAGATCAGGACCTTAACTTCCCGATTTCAAGTGGAACCACAAATGCATGGGGAGCAAGAGAGTCATGGATGATAGACTCCCCGATAGAAGGAGACACTCCGTGGGGTCCAAGGGAACTCAGAGGGCCGATCTGGGAGATTGTCACCGGAATGACCCTTGCTCTCGCAGGCGTGGACCTCTTCATGATGATGCATCCAGGTGCTGTGGCAGTGGTAAAAGACTGGATGGACATGCTTTCGGGTGCCGTGAAAGAGTCCATCAAGGATGTCGATGCCTGGATAACCATGGAGGTGTAG